Proteins encoded together in one Telopea speciosissima isolate NSW1024214 ecotype Mountain lineage chromosome 4, Tspe_v1, whole genome shotgun sequence window:
- the LOC122660518 gene encoding scarecrow-like protein 15, giving the protein MDDHPLHWDDPLLLHHIPSFPSDDWDSMMPDFDRRDDSDAVPTSKTLPHFGTFDPQNPNPLHLLPVDSCFPASSLVFNASVFSPNQNLNHDSNPSKLSQDSYQSNLDFDCVQLDQLIRAAEFVDSGQLQLAQVILERLNQRLQSPDGKPLQRAAFYFKEALQLLLTGSNRTAYSPTSATFQKIKAYKAFCEISPITPFANFTTNQALLETLNGARFIHAVDFEIGLGLQWASFMQELANRSKDYDLPLSALRVTAVIPEESLIEAQLIKDNLCQFADELGIHFQIAFVSVRSFEASMFNAIRFIEGETIAINLSQGILGHLALTDSITRFFCLLRQIAPQIVLFVDTEGWREVGPSSFRRNFIKGLELYTSLLESFEASNTRGLDFVRLIERYLLRPKIFVAVAAARNRLSSSSWWEVLVGAGMLPVAFSEITESQAQCLVQREQVRGFYVAKRQTSMLLCWQDKELVATSAWRC; this is encoded by the coding sequence ATGGACGACCATCCTCTCCACTGGGACGACCCTCTACTACTGCATCATATTCCCTCGTTCCCATCGGACGACTGGGATTCCATGATGCCGGATTTCGACCGAAGAGATGATTCTGATGCTGTCCCCACGTCCAAAACTCTCCCCCACTTCGGCACCTTCGACCCCCAAAACCCGAATCCCCTGCACCTCCTTCCGGTAGATTCTTGTTTCCCTGCTTCGTCCCTTGTTTTTAATGCCTCTGTGTTCTCTCCCAATCAAAATTTGAATCATGATTCAAATCCTTCGAAGCTATCCCAGGATTCCTATCAAAGCAACTTAGACTTCGATTGTGTGCAGTTGGATCAGCTCATTAGAGCTGCGGAGTTCGTCGATTCAGGGCAGTTGCAGCTCGCGCAGGTGATATTGGAGCGGCTCAATCAACGTCTGCAATCTCCAGACGGAAAGCCACTCCAGAGAGCTGCCTTTTATTTCAAAGAAGCCCTTCAGTTGCTTCTCACTGGCTCCAATCGAACGGCCTATTCCCCTACTTCAGCGACATTTCAAAAGATTAAAGCGTACAAGGCCTTCTGCGAGATATCTCCGATCACTCCGTTCGCTAATTTCACAACTAATCAAGCGCTTCTTGAGACCTTGAACGGAGCAAGGTTCATACATGCCGTAGATTTCGAGATTGGGCTTGGATTACAATGGGCGTCGTTCATGCAAGAGCTCGCGAACAGGTCGAAAGACTATGACCTTCCTCTGTCTGCTCTCAGAGTTACCGCCGTTATACCGGAAGAATCTTTGATTGAGGCGCAATTGATCAAGGATAACCTGTGTCAGTTTGCGGACGAACTCGGAATCCATTTCCAGATTGCGTTCGTGAGTGTTCGTAGTTTCGAAGCTTCAATGTTCAATGCGATCAGGTTTATCGAAGGTGAGACGATCGCTATCAATCTTTCGCAGGGGATCCTCGGGCATCTTGCCTTGACGGATTCGATAACGCGATTCTTCTGTCTTCTCCGGCAGATCGCACCGCAGATCGTACTATTCGTTGACACAGAGGGGTGGAGAGAGGTAGGGCCCAGTTCGTTTCGCCGGAACTTCATCAAGGGGCTTGAATTGTACACTTCACTGCTGGAATCGTTCGAAGCATCTAACACCCGTGGACTCGATTTCGTGCGGTTAATCGAGAGGTATCTTCTGCGGCCCAAGATTTTTGTGGCGGTTGCTGCGGCAAGGAATCGGTTGAGTTCGTCGTCATGGTGGGAAGTGTTGGTCGGCGCTGGAATGTTGCCGGTGGCGTTCAGTGAAATCACGGAGTCTCAGGCTCAATGTCTGGTGCAGAGGGAACAAGTGCGGGGTTTCTACGTGGCAAAGCGTCAGACGTCGATGCTGCTATGCTGGCAAGATAAAGAACTGGTTGCCACGTCGGCATGGAGGTGTTAG